Proteins found in one Populus alba chromosome 14, ASM523922v2, whole genome shotgun sequence genomic segment:
- the LOC118041549 gene encoding tubulin gamma-1 chain, with translation MPREIITLQVGQCGNQIGMEFWKQLCLEHGINKDGILEDFATQGGDRKDVFFYQADDQHYIPRALLIDLEPRVINGIQNSEYRNLYNHENIFVSDHGGGAGNNWASGYHQGKGVEEDIMDMIDREADGSDSLEGFVLCHSIAGGTGSGMGSYLLETLNDRYSKKLVQTYSVFPNQMETSDVVVQPYNSLLTLKRLTLNADCVVVLDNTALNRIAVERLHLSTPTFAQTNSLVSTVMSASTTTLRYPGYMNNDLVGLLASLIPTPRCHFLMTGYTPLTVERQANVIRKTTVLDVMRRLLQTKNIMVSSYARTKEASQAKYISILNIIQGEVDPTQVHESLQRIRERKLVNFIEWGPASIQVALSRKSPYVQTAHRVSGLMLASHTSIRHLFSKCLSQYEKLRKKQAFLDNYRKFPMFADNDLSEFDESRDIIESLVDEYKACESPDYIKWGMEDPDNLLTEEGNAKGTVDPKLAI, from the exons atgCCGAGAGAGATAATCACGCTGCAAGTAGGACAATGCGGGAACCAGATCGGCATGGAGTTCTGGAAACAGCTTTGCCTCGAACACGGCATCAACAAAGATGGCATTCTCGAAGATTTCGCTACTCAG GGAGGTGATAGGAAAGACGTGTTTTTCTACCAAGCGGATGATCAGCACTACATACCACGAGCATTACTAATTGATTTGGAGCCTAGGGTCATCAATGGAATTCAAAACAGTGAATATCGAAATCTTTACAATCATGAGAACATCTTTGTTTCGGATCATGGTGGTGGTGCAGGAAATAATTGGGCCAGTGGATATCATCAG GGAAAGGGTGTTGAAGAGGATATAATGGACATGATTGATAGAGAGGCAGATGGAAGTGACAGTCTTGAGGGTTTTGTTCTATGCCATTCAATTGCTGGAGGAACAGGCTCAG gtatgggctcgtATCTGCTGGAGACTTTAAATGATCGCTATAGCAAAAAGCTGGTCCAGACATACAGTGTATTTCCTAACCAGATGGAGACAAGTGATGTGGTAGTCCAACCCTATAACTCACTTTTAACACTCAAGAGACTGACTCTAAATGCAGATTGTGTTGTTGTTCTGGACAATACTGCACTGAATAGAATTGCTGTTGAGCGCCTACATTTGTCAACTCCCACATTTGCTCAAACAAACTCTTTGGTATCTACTGTTATGTCTGCTAGCACAACTACTCTGCGGTATCCAGGATATATGAACAATGACTTGGTTGGTCTTCTTGCATCTTTAATTCCAACACCAAGATGCCATTTTCTTATGACTGGATATACACCACTCACAGTGGAGCGCCag GCTAACGTGATTCGTAAAACTACTGTATTGGATGTTATGAGAAGACTTCTGCAG accaAGAATATCATGGTTTCCTCTTATGCACGAACAAAAGAAGCTAGTCAAGCAAAATACATTTCAATATTGAATATTATTCAGGGAGAAGTGGACCCTACTCAG GTTCATGAAAGTTTGCAGAGGATTCGTGAAAGGAAGCTTGTTAACTTTATTGAGTGGGGCCCTGCAAGTATACAG gTTGCTTTGTCTAGAAAGTCTCCTTATGTTCAAACTGCGCACAGG GTAAGTGGTCTCATGCTAGCAAGCCACACCAGCATCCGCCACCTCTTCAGCAAATGTTTGAGCCAGTATGAGAAGCtgagaaaaaaacaagcttTTCTTGATAACTATCGAAAATTTCCGATGTTTGCT GACAATGATCTCTCTGAATTCGATGAATCACGGGACATAATTGAGAGTTTAGTTGATGAATACAAAGCCTGTGAGTCCCCAGATTACATAAAATGGGGAATGGAG GATCCGGACAACCTTTTAACAGAAGAAGGTAATGCTAAAGGAACAGTGGATCCAAAATTGGCAATTTGA
- the LOC118041555 gene encoding uncharacterized protein, producing MADKPIKPVLPRPPGYRDPNHPVKSARRPLPPKTLVPPSFQPRKRRSRHWCRLCLCCLILLLITVILLLIISGGLFYIWFDPKLPVFHLQSIKFPTFSVTKKSDGTYLKAKMVARIEVRNPNEKIIYHFGESKVETTTGDEEVNLGSTSLPKFTQEKGNATSLKTVTKVNNELIEDRIGSKILHQFTSKKLKVKMNVKTRVGIGAAGMKTGLLGAEVFCGGVTLKETESGEMPRCVMKILQWIIIR from the exons ATGGCAGACAAACCAATAAAGCCAGTTCTCCCAAGACCACCAGGTTACAGAGACCCCAATCACCCGGTAAAATCTGCCCGGAGACCGCTACCTCCAAAGACATTAGTGCCTCCTTCATTCCAGCCAAGGAAAAGACGGTCCAGGCATTGGTGTCGTCTATGCTTATGCTGCTTAATCCTTCTCCTTATCACTGTCATTCTCCTTCTGATAATCTCAGGTGGTCTATTTTACATCTGGTTCGATCCTAAACTCCCCGTTTTCCACCTCCAGTCTATTAAATTCCCCACTTTTAGCGTCACCAAGAAATCAGATGGCACGTACCTTAAGGCCAAGATGGTTGCAAGAATTGAAGTTAGGAATcctaatgaaaaaattatatatcatttcGGAGAGTCTAAGGTGGAAACTACAACGGGAGACGAAGAAGTTAATTTGGGATCGACGAGCTTGCCTAAGTTCACACAGGAAAAAGGGAATGCGACGAGTTTGAAAACCGTGACTAAAGTGAACAATGAGCTGATTGAGGATCGAATTGGATCCAAGATTCTTCATCAGTTCACGAGCAAGAAATTGAAGGTGAAGATGAATGTGAAAACAAGAGTTGGAATTGGGGCTGCGGGGATGAAGACAGGGTTGCTGGGGGCGGAAGTTTTTTGCGGAGGTGTAACGTTGAAGGAGACTGAAAGTGGTGAGATGCCAAGATGCGTCATGAAAATACTTCAATG GATCATCATCCGCTGA
- the LOC118041554 gene encoding ethylene-responsive transcription factor CRF6 produces the protein MDRFSTKYTEHKTVTNKLVRWEDSKATRIVRISVTDGNATDSSGDENEEPKIQHPRIKKHINEIRMTNCSDRAAEVAKKSAGQQVVKKNSRDQYYYPEGKKYRGVRQRPWGRWAAEIRDPCRRTRVWLGTYDTAEEAAMVYDQAAIRIKGPDAQTNFTNTLVSKQHTPDVDINVNISGYDSGKESHNSLCSPTSVLRFHSTGEPGPESQAAVQSDCCWRQNQEVVQEEILKGGDDECLVMDPLCLKEFWDFESPAPIFFEECSVPGTVLREDYADMPVHLDCDFGSCLWDVDKYFEA, from the coding sequence atggatCGCTTTTCTACCAAATACACAGAGCATAAAACCGTGACCAACAAGCTGGTGAGATGGGAGGACTCAAAAGCCACAAGAATTGTAAGGATTTCAGTAACTGATGGGAACGCGACGGACTCGTCTGGAGATGAAAATGAGGAACCCAAGATCCAACATCCAAGAATTAAAAAGCATATCAACGAGATAAGAATGACAAATTGCAGCGACAGGGCAGCAGAGGTTGCGAAAAAATCAGCAGGACAACAAGTtgtgaaaaaaaactcaagggaTCAGTATTATTATCCAGAAGGGAAAAAGTATCGTGGTGTGCGACAAAGGCCATGGGGGAGATGGGCAGCGGAGATCAGAGACCCTTGTAGGAGAACCCGGGTATGGTTAGGGACTTATGACACGGCAGAGGAGGCAGCCATGGTTTATGATCAGGCTGCTATTCGTATTAAAGGACCTGATGCACAGACCAATTTCACAAACACTCTGGTGAGCAAACAACATACCCCGGATGTTGATATTAATGTTAACATTTCTGGGTATGATTCTGGTAAAGAGTCTCATAATAGTCTATGTTCTCCAACTTCTGTACTTAGATTTCATTCCACTGGGGAACCGGGTCCAGAGTCACAGGCTGCTGTACAGAGTGACTGTTGTTGGAGACAAAATCAAGAGGTGGTTCAAGAAGAAATATTGAAGGGTGGTGATGATGAGTGTTTGGTGATGGATCCTCTGTGTTTGAAGGAGTTTTGGGACTTTGAAAGTCCTGCACCGATTTTTTTTGAGGAGTGTAGCGTACCGGGCACTGTTTTGAGAGAAGATTATGCTGATATGCCGGTACATTTAGACTGTGATTTTGGTTCCTGTTTATGGGACGTTGACAAGTATTTTGAGGCATAA
- the LOC118041550 gene encoding arabinogalactan protein 20: MAVCASFKAFIAVLAVVSLILAVVSPSVEAQSPAPAPAPTSDGTSVDQGIAYLLMLVALVLTYLIHPLDASSYTFF; the protein is encoded by the exons ATGGCAGTTTGTGCTTCATTCAAGGCTTTTATTGCCGTTTTGGCTGTTGTTTCCCTTATTTTGGCTGTTGTCTCCCCTTCTGTTGAGGCCCAGTCTCCCGCTCCCGCCCCTGCACCTACCAGCGATG GGACTTCAGTCGACCAAGGAATCGCATACCTGCTGATGCTTGTGGCTCTGGTGCTCACATACCTGATTCACCCTCTAGATGCTTCATCCTAcactttcttttga
- the LOC118041553 gene encoding plastid division protein PDV1 yields the protein MELRRDLQTLIERAWGLHDGLAEEIKNINSYFCRFCSEHGRYYSIVETPFQEKEGLIAIKDSLKEVGNVLVILQRLRSWQPIDRQEAITRLEGSWLILMEKVARYQGRPLGVVEELNACFSNGKTVFDWKLNEKRKIKGDDSNVQEEKRLATAGFVVCWIRMLFNQWRWQKAIGVAAKLILVSASVSSTVKFCHGRLHCCSSQRKVVSLFEPVYSRTKENSTALSPSNSPLDVFYGRG from the exons ATGGAATTAAGGAGGGACCTGCAGACTCTCATTGAGAGAGCATGGGGTTTGCATGATGGGCTCGCTGAGGAAATCAAAAACATCAACAGCTACTTCTGCAGGTTCTGTTCAGAACATGGTCGTTATTATAGCATAGTGGAGACCCCATTTCAGGAGAAGGAAGGATTGATTGCCATTAAGGATTCATTGAAGGAAGTAGGGAACGTGCTTGTCATTTTACAG AGATTACGATCATGGCAACCGATTGATAGGCAAGAGGCAATTACACGATTAGAAGGAAGCTGGTTGATTCTCATGGAAAAGGTGGCACGATATCAAGGAAGACCACTTGGTGTGGTGGAAGAGTTGAACGCCTGTTTTAGCAATGGAAAGACTGTTTTTGACTGGAAGTTGAATGAGAAAAGGAAGATCAAAGGTGATGATTCCAATGTTCAAGAGGAAAAGAGGTTGGCAACTGCAGGTTTTGTCGTTTGTTGGATTAGAATGTTATTCAACCAGTGGAGGTGGCAAAAAGCTATTGGAGTTGCAGCAAAACTGATTTTGGTTTCAGCTAGCGTTTCATCTACAGTAAAATTCTGCCATGGCAGGCTGCATTGTTGCAGTTCACAAAGGAAAGTTGTTTCACTGTTTGAACCAGTATattcaagaacaaaagaaaacagtACAGCATTATCCCCCTCAAACAGCCCTCTAGATGTTTTTTATGGCAGGGGATGA
- the LOC118041552 gene encoding uncharacterized protein encodes MINSEESKSVASDFELGFGGRAFAAAGAAVLSAVIVNPLDVAKTRSQAKAAGVPYQGLSSGTACFESNTMFPDVKSTIGACREHHLWDIFAGTIRCKPCLPVYFKSELSGPIIFVLFPLSIPADWNAPRLPSILALNFHGSNYIIQSAWTII; translated from the exons ATGATTAACAGTGAGGAATCAAAATCAGTCGCATCAGATTTTGAATTAGGTTTTGGAGGCAGAGCTTTCGCTGCAGCTGGTGCCGCTGTTCTCTCCGCCGTCATTGTTAATCCTCTCGATGTCGCCAAG ACAAGGTCGCAAGCTAAGGCAGCAGGAGTTCCTTACCAAGGTCTATCTAGTGGAACGGCGTGTTTTGAATCGAATACG ATGTTTCCTGACGTGAAAAGCACCATAGGCGCCTGCAGAGAGCATCATCTGTGGGATATTTTCGCAGGAACGATCAGATGTAAACCGTGCCTCCCAGTTTACTTCAAATCTGAACTAAGTGGTCcgatcatttttgttttgtttcccttGTCCATTCCCGCTGACTGGAATGCTCCACGTCTACCATCAATTCTTGCCTTGAATTTTCATGGTAGCAATTATATCATACAATCTGCCTGGACTATCATATAG